A single Candidatus Omnitrophota bacterium DNA region contains:
- a CDS encoding site-specific DNA-methyltransferase, which yields MPKNYLEKIIKGDCLKILKGIPDNSVDMTFADPPFNLKKKYNHYEDSKEKQDYLNWCNEWISEMVRITKPTGAIFVHNIPRWLSHYAEHLNKIAYFRHWIAWDSGGAPMGKTLLPNHYGVLYYTKSKSHKDFKFFDIRYPHPRCRICDEFLKDYGGKKDQAHGFGPLLSDVWNDIHRIRHKKRRDEHPCQLPVPLLERLILMTTDEGDIVLDPFVGTGTTAVAAKRLGRKYIGIELDPDYIKISEKNLKAAKETKINGHFVSIYLGHIRTMRDKDFKEIWKDNSDLKLLDKKMYRIKKLVE from the coding sequence ATGCCAAAAAATTACCTCGAAAAAATTATTAAGGGCGATTGTCTCAAAATATTGAAGGGAATACCGGATAATTCGGTGGATATGACTTTTGCCGACCCGCCTTTTAATTTAAAGAAAAAATACAATCACTATGAAGATTCAAAAGAAAAACAAGATTATTTAAATTGGTGCAATGAGTGGATAAGTGAAATGGTGAGAATCACTAAACCAACAGGGGCAATTTTTGTTCACAATATTCCTCGCTGGCTTTCACACTACGCAGAGCATTTGAATAAAATTGCATATTTTAGACATTGGATTGCTTGGGATTCCGGCGGCGCACCGATGGGGAAAACCTTATTACCTAACCATTATGGAGTTTTATATTACACAAAATCAAAATCTCATAAAGATTTTAAATTTTTTGATATTAGGTATCCGCACCCAAGATGTAGGATTTGCGATGAATTTTTAAAAGATTACGGCGGCAAAAAAGATCAAGCCCATGGATTCGGACCGCTTCTCTCCGATGTTTGGAATGATATACACCGAATAAGACATAAAAAGCGAAGGGATGAGCACCCCTGTCAACTTCCTGTGCCGCTTCTTGAGAGGTTAATTTTAATGACTACAGATGAGGGCGATATTGTACTTGATCCTTTTGTGGGAACAGGTACAACAGCAGTGGCCGCAAAACGACTTGGAAGAAAATATATTGGGATAGAACTTGATCCTGATTATATAAAAATTTCCGAGAAGAATTTAAAAGCGGCGAAGGAAACAAAAATCAATGGGCATTTCGTTTCAATTTATCTCGGACATATTAGAACAATGAGAGACAAGGATTTTAAGGAAATTTGGAAAGATAATAGCGATTTGAAATTACTTGATAAGAAAATGTATAGAATTAAAAAATTGGTTGAATGA
- a CDS encoding AAA family ATPase: MFIQKLTIKNLKCFADESEAMEFNVPDGKTEGSGLNIFVGENGTGKTATLEAINFLTESHFAIQNKLKIFDFHKDTSEISVEAIFNQNFNYKMPETYRGQFFECNGLIFTASQRDRKSPGKLLSPALSVSTSVLNVDQNYKNSEGKQGKSVEGYHKIFDAGKLDKDELNIFYFDKYRTRHITSGTFTTTFDRIVDDLNWKFVKGLKDSQDNKNAVMKLANDYFAKMIEVAQKGTGEKISQETKTFFNREDFEKIKMDFINILWPFSDAFFALREENEANQIPVAKLGSGIEMIFTLLLLRSISNQSKGSIIYLIDEPEISLHPQAQKKLFQLLLQESKDKQVFISTHSSYFTEPSFIKNIARFQKTKENKIIVHKLKDDTLADELKENRNFFFRHRDLFFTDAAIFLEGVEDYDRYSKFCEGNDFLGLLGNFYMMNGCDPTLFFEKFCGQFGIKYFAVVDKDFSINRSKWHRENRKKFIADLKQFIKDKGINFDESKFDQELKKELQETPRTDDREAEEIDLDKVKVLKVKNKNIVVLKQGEVKDYLDKDGNVVSEGKSDKIKELKAIFGYIAKDFPTHRPI; encoded by the coding sequence ATGTTTATCCAGAAGCTCACAATAAAAAACCTCAAATGCTTTGCCGATGAGAGCGAAGCAATGGAGTTTAATGTTCCTGACGGCAAAACGGAAGGAAGCGGACTTAATATCTTTGTCGGCGAAAACGGGACAGGGAAAACGGCAACCTTGGAAGCAATAAATTTTCTAACAGAAAGTCATTTCGCAATTCAAAACAAATTGAAAATTTTTGATTTTCACAAAGACACGAGCGAAATAAGCGTTGAGGCGATTTTCAATCAGAACTTTAACTACAAAATGCCAGAAACATATCGCGGACAATTTTTTGAATGCAATGGCTTGATTTTTACCGCCAGCCAGAGAGACAGAAAGTCGCCCGGAAAACTACTTTCGCCAGCCCTTTCTGTTTCTACAAGCGTTTTGAATGTTGACCAAAATTATAAAAACTCAGAAGGTAAGCAAGGTAAATCCGTTGAAGGATATCACAAAATATTTGACGCAGGCAAATTAGACAAAGACGAACTTAATATTTTCTATTTTGACAAATATCGCACAAGGCATATAACGAGTGGGACTTTTACAACGACCTTTGATCGTATTGTTGATGACTTGAACTGGAAATTTGTTAAAGGATTAAAAGATAGTCAAGATAACAAAAATGCCGTAATGAAGTTAGCGAACGATTATTTTGCGAAAATGATTGAAGTTGCCCAGAAAGGCACCGGCGAAAAAATATCACAAGAGACGAAAACGTTTTTTAACAGAGAAGATTTTGAAAAAATAAAAATGGATTTTATAAACATTTTATGGCCGTTTTCCGACGCTTTCTTTGCGCTTCGTGAAGAAAATGAGGCAAATCAAATACCAGTCGCAAAGCTCGGCTCGGGAATTGAAATGATTTTTACGCTTCTACTGCTTCGTTCCATTTCTAATCAATCAAAAGGGTCAATAATCTATTTAATTGATGAGCCGGAAATATCACTGCACCCGCAGGCGCAGAAAAAACTTTTTCAGTTATTATTGCAAGAGTCCAAAGATAAACAGGTATTTATTTCAACGCATTCTTCTTATTTTACCGAGCCGAGTTTTATAAAAAATATTGCTCGTTTTCAAAAAACAAAAGAAAACAAGATTATTGTCCACAAACTTAAAGACGATACTTTGGCAGACGAATTGAAAGAAAACAGAAATTTCTTTTTTCGCCACAGGGATTTGTTTTTCACGGATGCCGCAATTTTTCTTGAAGGCGTAGAGGATTATGACAGATACTCAAAATTTTGCGAAGGAAATGATTTTTTAGGTTTGCTTGGTAATTTTTATATGATGAATGGTTGCGACCCGACTTTGTTTTTTGAAAAATTCTGCGGGCAATTCGGCATAAAATATTTTGCGGTTGTTGATAAGGATTTTTCAATCAATCGTTCAAAATGGCATAGGGAAAATAGAAAAAAGTTTATTGCCGACTTGAAACAATTTATAAAAGACAAGGGAATAAACTTTGATGAAAGTAAATTTGATCAAGAGTTAAAAAAAGAACTTCAGGAAACGCCAAGAACTGACGACAGAGAAGCCGAAGAAATTGATTTGGACAAGGTAAAAGTTTTGAAGGTGAAGAACAAGAATATTGTTGTACTCAAACAAGGCGAGGTTAAAGATTACCTTGATAAAGACGGAAATGTTGTTTCAGAAGGAAAAAGTGATAAAATAAAGGAGTTGAAGGCGATCTTTGGATATATTGCAAAAGATTTCCCCACCCACCGCCCAATTTGA
- a CDS encoding acylphosphatase, with protein sequence MNKRMRVTFHGRVQGVGFRFTCQRIAENLGVSGWVRNMPDGSVELDAQAGPGVLSEFLNSVKHDMGRHIDRDIVCWHESDNRPKGFHIRF encoded by the coding sequence ATGAATAAAAGAATGCGCGTGACTTTCCACGGCCGGGTTCAGGGAGTCGGTTTCCGGTTTACCTGCCAACGTATTGCCGAAAACCTTGGAGTTTCAGGCTGGGTAAGAAATATGCCTGACGGCAGTGTTGAATTAGATGCCCAGGCGGGCCCTGGCGTATTGAGCGAATTTTTGAATTCCGTTAAACATGATATGGGAAGGCATATAGACAGGGATATCGTATGCTGGCACGAATCTGACAATAGGCCCAAGGGGTTTCATATAAGGTTTTAG